The nucleotide window TCCAGTGGCAGACGTGTCCCCGCAGCGCTCCggagccctggggacagtgccCGGCTGCCGCACCCCgccaggcagcccagggctgcGGCAGCCGCACAGCCAGCCCGGCTCCACGCAGCGCccccgcagcaggcagtgcctggGACACAGGTCCCACTCCCCAGGACGACCCTGTCACCAAAAACCTCGGGAAAAATGAAACTTCACCACCAAAAACCTCGGGATAAATGAAACTTCACCACCAAAAACCTCGGGATAAATGAAACTTTATGTTTAGATTAGACAGCAGCATTATTCACAGTGCTGGGTGCACAGGGGGAGCTCCATCTATGATCCATGCACACTTTCAAAACTTTTCACTATTTATAGACTTCAGCAAAGCAATCACTGTTTATTTGCTGTAAAATACACAGTTCTCTTCATTAATTAGTATTTTATCTTCTACTAGTTATAGATTTCTTGCTTCGCATACTCATTAGCCTACATTTTCAGTCTTGTTATTATCTGTGAAAAATGTGTTCACTCTCctgagaaaattttaaaagtttaataaaggacaatagGAGACAAGACCATAGAGCAAAGGTTATTACCGCAGGGCGCATCTCGGCACCCTGTTTTCTTCAGGGGTACCCCTTAAATACCTTTTCCTTACATCAGCCTGTTTCATATTCATATACCGTTATGCATGGTAAACTTTTTCCCCAAACTAGTTTACATGTTCCAATTGTTTAGCATGGCTCGTTCTTGCATCCGCCTTTTTAGAGCATGTGGATTCCTTGGCTGTGGTTTTAGTCCATTCTTATCACCTCCAATTTTTGAGCCTTGGCCCACACTCTCTTCAGACAGTGAGTGCTGATagctggcagctctgtgcaggTGTCCTCATCCTATGTTCATTGGATGTTATCCATCCCAATGCACAAACATAGCTATTTCACTGCTATGTCTAACCTTaattaacaacagaaataaaagcagttaTCTTTATAACAAAGTTGCTTTAATGTTACACATATAAATCCATTTTCATGTTTGCAAAAAGTcaattataatatgtatctataacaTTATCCTATTATCTTTTTCCCAGATAAGACAAATTGCTGAattgtgtttgtttctttttatctctgGGTTCTGCAAAATATTCTTGCAGCCTATAAATTATGCATTCTGTGGGTCCAGTTTCAGCACTATGTCTCTGCCATGCTTAACCCAATGAAGCGTTATCAGGGTTAAATTAGCAAAACCTAAAGGTTTAAGTAATTTTCCTGACCTCTGTTCCCACCATAGTAGTTTATGACAAACTTTGCTAAGCTAAATGCTTGGCTACGGTGGAAAATTACACTGTTCATGACTGATTAAAACAATTAATCAGAAATTTAAACTAGAGAAATTACTAGGGAAGTTGTATAATTTTCAACAGGATGGGAACACCACGAGCCGAGAAGACGCAGTGGAGCTGCGGAGCACCCACCCTCCTTCACGCAATGTCCTCCGTGGAAATGGACCAGCCGTCGGAACGGGGATCCCTGCGGATTTCaccccagggcagctggggacCGTGTCCTGCCCGGCCGGGGTGAGCAGGAGCCCCCACCCCGGCCCCGTCCAGCCTCAGCAGCCGGCTGGCAGGTCCCTGGGAGTGCAGCTCGTGCTGACGACCAGAGCTCCGGCAGCTCGTCGAGGCCGAGCTCCACCAGCAGCGTGCCCAGCACCTTGGCACCGGCTGCGAGCCGGCCAGGCCGGCAGCGGCACGGAGGGGGCGGCTCCCCAAGGCCAAGCCAGCGGCCAGCCGGACcccgtggggctgcagggactcCCCGAGCCGCGGTTCTGGAACTTCTGCAGGCACAGGCTGGCCCACGAGGAGGTTGGGACCGGCCTTGGGGGGCCGCAGGGACGGGGAGCAGCTGGAGTCCCCACGCCTCGGCCCCCAAAGGGTACCGGCGCAGGGTCCCACCACGAGAGGAGCTTGGTGCCCCGGGGAGGGCACTGTGAACAGCTCATCTCCACTTCCAGCAATGCACCCGGACAGGGAGGGAACCAGAACACCACCCCGGTTTACCCCGGCCCCTTGGGCATCAGACGGGCATCCCACTTGGGATGGGGGATGTGGGGATTTCCACCCAAGAGGACCTCACCTAAAAGCCACAACCCTTGACACCTGCGGGTTTTCTTATTGTTGATTTTCCCAACTGTGTTCCTGAAACAGCTCCCACAGCCTCACAAGGGCAGGCTAcctgctgtggggacagagcacATGGAGCCCTGAGGTGGGTCAGGGGCAGCAGATAGCCAGCTTCTCTGTTCTCTCATTCCTCACCTTTTTCCCTGGGCAGTCCCAAAGCCTGACATCTCCCCAAGGCACTGGGATCCTTTGCTAGGGCAATGGCAGCACCAGCCTCCTGCCAGTGGTGACCACACAAGACTGGTCTCACCACAGCACACCACACCAGGTGCAGGGGTACATGGAAGCAGGCAAGGGGTCAGGAGTCATGGGAGCACATCCTGCTGACCTGTCTCCACACCAGATTTCCTGTTGTTTCAATCAGCAGTGAAAAACAACTGAGCAAAAAACAAAGCCAAGGCCAAGCTGGGAACCCTTTGTCTTGCTGTTTCCTCCAGTATAATCTAATTAAAGCCACAGGAAATATGCTTTCCTACACTGACTGGACATcattaaaaaacccagaacaaCAAAAAGTCCATGGGCCAAGAGAATGAGGGGACAAGGGTGACAGAGGCCGGGCTCCAtggctcctggcactgggagagaTCTGCTCCAGATACCTGTATACCTGTTCCCTTGCTGAGACACCTCATGGCAGCTCTCATGGGGCACCAGAGCATCTGGAAGTTCATCCAAGATCTCCCAGGACAGGAATTGCCACAATGCCCTGCATTGCCATTGACATTATTGAAAGGCTCTCCAAGGTCTGGTCCCTCTGTGCAGGATTTTAGGAGCTCACAAATGGCTCTGCAGTGGGCAGGGGTGTGCTGCGGAAAAGAGCACTGGCAAGGCAGGGTGGgtggaagaagaaaggaaagggctGGAGGAGTATTTCaagtcttttatttttaaaaaattcccaGTTAAAAACACAATGGCTGTGCCTTTCTGTGGGTAAGAGACACAACCAGGGTAGCCCTCAGGCTCTACTTCCTGAGTGGGCAGCTCTGAGGCTGTGGCCCTGCCAGGCAGGTAACACAGCACTGGGTTCCAGCTGGGGAGGGCTCACAGCTCTGAGAAGCCCCTctcttaaaatacatttaaaagcaGTTGTGAGAACAAACTGTGGTGTtaaaaaaggaaggggaaaggagcAAGGGAGGCTCTGCCAGCACTGGAAGGCTGTGGTTGAAGGGCCCCACACTCCCACCTAGGGAAAGCCACAGTGCTTGTGCatgcagcagcttttcttctttaaagagaaaaaaaaataaccaaccaACAGTACTTTCTTCAAAAGTTTCCCTGCAGCCACAAATTCCACCTGTTGTTCACATAAATGTGCTGTCGTCCTCACAGGAAATCTCTTGCCTGAGCCTTTATTTTCTGCTACACAACGTGCTTCAAATTCCCTGCAaacaaaaggaagcaaaaaaggGCATTTCAACTGATATTTTAGCCTGATGGAGTGACCTGGCAAGGGATGCCACTCCCATGCCTGATGGACTAGACCATGATATGGGAATTCCAGCTTCAGCAGATCTCAGTTCCTTCTAACCCCTGGCTCCCTTTGCAGAGGCTGCTGCCCTCATTTGAGCCAGGCTTTGGAAATTACCACAAGGGGACCCTGTCACTGCTTTCACCATACTGAATGCGGTTTCAGGACTTGTGACCAGCATCCGAGAGTTGcatgctgctccctgctgcctcaTCCTTCTTTCAGGCTGGATTCACAGACAGGAGTGCACAGCCCTTCCTTCCAGCTCTGGAGTAATGCTGTTCCTCCTACCCTCTTGGACATGTCCCCAGGGAGGGGATGTCCTCTCCCTGGGATTGGCCTGTGCTTGGGAATGGACACTCAAAGGCATCCATGGCCACTGCACTTCCTATCCTACTTCTAACACCAGCACACTGCAATACACACAGACAGAAGAAAAGGGCTAGCAAGCCCCATCATGCTGTTCCCAGCCCCTGTGGCAGAGAGGGACAAGACAGATGGATAAGGGCATTGAATCAGTTTggctggagctggcagagctcaccctggctcAGCCTGTCCTGGACTTGAAGAGCTTCAAGTCCTGCCTGCTGGAGCCCAGTTCCGGAGAGCTGTTTCCCAGAGCCTCCTCCTGGACCAACTGGAAAGACACAGACTGGATGGGTGGTCTGCaaaagggacagggagggagcTCACTCACAGTAGTTTTTATGAATCAATGGTTTTTACATGGTCTTGCAGCCTGTCACAAGTGGGGTCCTCCAGGAACTGATACTGATACATATTGCTCTACATCATAAATGACCTTAATAAAGAGATTAAAAACAACCACAGCACCAAACTGGGTGCTGAAGTGAACACATCAGAAGGGAGAACCATCTTACAGAGCTGGACAGGCTGGAAGACTGGGCTAAAAAGAATAGTTTTAAGTTTAACAAAGACAAAAGCAAGGTCCTGCACTTGAGATAGAAGGTAGCCAGttcaggctgggatttgtgtgACTGGGAAGTAGCTTTGTGGAAATGGATGTGGGGGTCCTGATAGGCAGGATCCAggtgtgtgctgctgcagcagtgaagCAAACCGTATCCTGTGCAGCATGTGGAAGAGCATTACTAAGAGAAACTGCATCATCTCATTCCAGGTGCATCTGACAAACAATGAGTACTGTGTCCAGTTATGATCTCCACAAATCACAAAAGACATGGACAGAGCAGAGAAGTCCAAAGGAGGACCACAAAGGTGATCAGATGCTGGAGAACCTGCCCAATGAGGACTCTccctgcagaagagaaggcttAGGAGGTACCTCATTACAGCAATCTAGTACTTGAAGCCTGTGCTGTAGGCTTCAGAGGACAGAGGCTCTCTCTTCTCAAGGAGCCACATGGAGAGGACAATGGACAACAGGCATGAGTTGTACCAGGAGAGGTTTCACCTTATTtaaagttttttggtttttttttggtttttttttgacaaTGAGAGCAATCAATCACTAGAGGAAACTCCCCAGGGATGTGGTAGCAGCCTCACTGACTGAAGTTTTCAGGATGTGACTGGACAGGTTGCTAGATAATCTTGTCTATGCTCCCTTTCCCACAAAAGTTTGGACCGGATGATCTTTGAAATCCTATAGAACCTGGGCTGTTATATGATACCAACAGGGACAAGGCTCCATGCTCCCCTGCTCAGCCAGAACAAAGACAATGGCAACTTTTGCTACAGGAACCCATAATTCTGTACCACCAACCCTGAAAATCCCAAGGGATGTGGGAAGCAAATGACACTGTGCACTAATGAACAGCCAAGTGAATGTGGTTCATCTTTCCAGTCAGTGAAAAAGACTCCAATGAGCTCTTCTGAGGCCCTCTCTAAAAAAACCTGTAAGCCTGAAGTAGGAGTATTGGCTTGGACAACGCACCTTTGATAGAGTTCAGAATTTCTTGAATTCTCTGTGGCTCGTTGCGGTCTGGTCTGCAGCTTGGTGTGATCTCCAGCACATAATCAGGACCATACTCTGTGAAGAactgcagggaggaggagatgaAAGTCAACACAGAGGTCTCTGAAGGCTAAGGCTAGAGGGAGGGCTCCCCATGGATACCTGtttgtaaaaaggaaaaaaaaacatttctctaCCTAAGGGCCATATGTAGCTTCACTACATCAAGGTGGTACTTCAGCAGTGTCTGTGTCCACCTGGAGTTTTCAAGCATTTCCCAGTTCAAGGGATGGAAGCAGAGCCCAGTGAGGCAACCAAAAAGCAGTCAAATGTCTGTACCAATGCTTTACTTGGGAAAGCTGTTGACACTCATTTTACACATGGTTACCTGCAAATGGAATTTCTTTATTATTGAATTTCAAGTGCTGTAATCACATATCCTACCGTTCACCTCCTATCTTGCTGAACACTGCATTGACATGACAGTGAAAcacctgggaaaggaaaaatcagtGTGCTGCAAGGATACTGTGTCTCTCCTGGCTAAGTGCTCAGATAGCATGCAGGAAAtctgcagcacatggggctgGCGTGCTAACACAGAATGACAGGTTACTGACAGCCACTGTGTCATAATTCTGGCCAAGACAGGGTCAGCTTTTGCAGTAGCTGGGAGGAGGCATGGCCAGGACACGGAGGTTATTCTACATGACCTCTTGTCATTGCTGAGGGCAGGGGAAAGGGACTCTCTTCCAGACAGAGGGGATTCCTTCCAGCTGAAATAATGTAGGAGAGGGAGCTATGCAGTTTTGTCTAttgtcagcagggctggggtgttTCTGTGtgaattgttttttgttttcttgttccCTCTGTCATTAGTATTATTGCTGTTATTGttcagtaaattgttcttatttcAACTGTGATCTTTACCCTTTGTGCCTCCAGGTGGAGACGGTAGGGGGAACAATGCATGCTCTTAGCAGGAGCACTAAATTGGAAACTACCATTCCTAAGGCAACCTTAATTGGTGCCCAGTATGGGTCACAAAATGTTGAGATAACAACAGATCTGCCCAGAGTGGGATGGAAACAATTTTGATTCTAAGCATTTGTTCATATTAGGTACAGAATCACTGGTCATAATGCTGCTTGGGTTTTTCAAAGTATTACCTCATGATCAGGGATCTCAGAGGACAGTGTTCTCCCAAGGATGACCCCAGTCAAGTATGTCCAACAGCGAGCGGTGTTGGCAAGGTTGTAACCTCCTGTTTCCAGCAACAATTGGGATTTGAGGAGGAAGagtggggaaagggaaaagaggaaaaagagatttAAGCGGAAGGAACAAATCACGAAACCAATGTGTGCACGTTACATGAGTTCAGCTTATTTCATCCACTCAAGCCATGCCCAAAATCTGCCTATTGCACCTGCTACACAAGGCCAAGTCTGAATGAGAGTGTATGCAAGAGCAGACTGCTCAAACTGAACCCCAGCTACATTCAGTGTGGCAGAGGCCAGTCCTCCAGCCACTATCTCAGACCCAGGatgagctcccagccccatgCACTGAACTCTCTCCTCACGACAAGGAGAGCCATTCTCAAGTAGCAGGCTGCAGCAGAAATGGGGGATTCCTGCTTTTTAATACCAGCCTTTGACCTATAAAGCAAAATACACATGCCCAGCCATATGCTGGTGAGCTCTTCAGCGCTGTTATGTTTGAGAGGACAAATGTGAAACTCATCACTACAACTTGCAACTGCTTTACGTGGAAATGAGATTTCACAGGGAGTAGGAAATGGTTACCTATATGGTAAAGGAATATGAGCCCACAAGGAGAAACCTTAGCTGAAAGCAATCCTGCAAGAGACTCACATAAGATTTTTTACTAGAAAAGTAAAGGGAGAAAAGCACTTTGACAAGACAGACCATATTTTCCAATATTCCCTTGTGTTTGCAGTGggatttttccctgctttttttcACTTCTCCCCCAGTTTCCACTCAAATCCTTCCACATGCTGCAGTGGTGGGAAACTCCCTGCTATTTTCACAAGTGACACATAGTTGATCCTCATTTTTTAACAGgagctttgggtttgtttgaAAGCATACTCACAGACAAGCCACAGAAGGACCGAACACTCATATCCTTTCCAAAACAAAAGGCATCAGGCAAATCAAATTTTAGCCTTAATATGCTATACATTATTTCCCCCATATAAAAAAGGGCAACACCTAGAGCTGATCTGGCTCCAGTCATGGAGCTCAGGGGGTTTCCCTGGCACACAGTGGTTTTTGTTGTTCTGAAATTCTCTGTTAACATAACACCTGTCCTGTGCTCTCCCCATTGGACAAGCAGCTGGTTAGGCAGTACAACAGAAATAAGTCCAGCTTAGCTTTCACTGGGTATCAGAGCCCTGCTGTACCTTGCAGGCAGCCaggccttgtccccagcccctgcctgaaTCTTAATGAAACCATTCATCACCAGGTGCCCAAAGTAGGTTTGGGAATATAGTGGTCACTTTCAAAGAGAAGCACCGAAGGGCTGACCAGCAGAGATAGGAATCAGAGGTGTCACTGAGAAGTCAGGGTCAGTTTGTTGgcctctcctcttctccagaggAGCCATGCAGCTTTTAACTCAAGATCTGGTCAGTATTGAGACTTGCACCTGTCAGTATCAAGGATTTCAGGGGTGAGAAAAAAGTACTGTGCCACAGTGTGTCCTCCTGACACTGCCCAGCAGTCATCCTGCTAAACCCTCGCCACTCCTGAGCCCAAGGGCAGGCAGGCACTAGAGGCAGGGTCACAGGAGGACAAATATATTTCCCTGAGAACAGCAGGATGCACTCACCTCCTCCCAGGACAAGAGTTGCTAGTTGCCACTGCAAGACATACTTGAGGCACTTCCCCACTCCCTCGGGCGTCATGTTGAAAGAGCACATGGGGTCTCCAGCAATGGTGTCcgcccccagctgcagcacaacTGCATCGGGGTTGAAGGCAGCATACACCTCCTTCAGCACTCTGGGAGAAGAGGAGCAGTCCAGTtactgccagcacagctcagagaaTGCCCTGGTCACTCAGATCCACCAATGCCTCTCAGGGTTTCTGCATTCTCTGCTTCCACCCAACTCACACCAGTTACACTACCTCTGTTCCCAGTTAGCCTTCTACCTCCACAGCAATTTTAGCTCTCAGAGCACTTATCAAAAGGCTGATGAATGCAAAAGCACCACTGATAACATGGCAGAGGGAGATCTAGTCCTCACCAGTTTAGTGGTGGCATCAAATTCTGCATTTACACTGTCTGCCTTTTGGCTGCAAGACAATCCACGGGCTTTTTTGCCCTGTGAAAGTCATGGTGGAAGTCAGGGTCTGGCAAAACAACAATTCTGAACTCTCAGACACCTCTCACCAGGACAGGCCAGCAGAGGACAGGAGAAACAGAGGAAGACTGTGGCTAGGGTCTTACTCCCCTCTCTCCTATATGGCTCTTGAGGCAAAACTATATGGAAAAGCTCTGTGCAGGGTGTAGTCAGCCTGCAAAAACCAACATTAGACAGTTTCAAGCTTCAAGCCCAACATGGTTTTGGGAAATACAGGCAATTACCCTCAAACAACAGCTGGATGAGACATCCATCCACAGTCATTCCTGTGACTGCCTCCCAGCCTGGACAGAACTCAAAGAGATCTCCAAGTCTCTTTGCAGAAGCTTTACCTATACACAGCTTGAAATCTATGGTAGGTTATGATGTCCTTCAGCTGTGAAGGCAAACAGCAGGGTCCTCCTGAGTGGGTTCCTGGCCTGTCTCAGCCCCTAGAGCTGCCTTTAGAAAGCATGTCCTCCAGCACAAAGagggctgctctgccccagcaaTGGCCAGCACCAATGAACCAGCAGGAGGCACGGCCCCCCGTGACTGCCCTGCTGGCCTACAAGTTTAGAGAGGTTTCAGCTCTCAAGTGTTAGAGGTGGATGTGCTACCacatcctgcagccctgcactgAGATTCCTCTCCCCTGGAAAACAACAAGCCCCGCAGCCCAgctgagggacagaggggactgCCAGGAGGCAGCTCTGTCACTGTCAGATATTCAGCCTTCAGCCTTTCATTCTTTCAGCACAAACAGAAGGTATTAGAAAAATGCTTTTAGCTAAGCCCCAGGCATGTGCCCACAGTCAGAATTCAGAGCACTTACTTGAAGAAAAACCATCTAGTCCTAAGTTCACAGCTAAAAAATACTTGTCACTTCTCAGTCTTTCCTTAGATAGACATCTGTGGAGGTTTATCTAAGGAGATAGGCTGACCTGCAGCAGAGACCCCTCCAGCCACCCACAATGTCTCTGTATATTCACTTTGCCTGAGGATTCAGACAAGACCTCTGAGAACTTACAGTCCATGTTCATTGTAATCAAAGGGTGCAACAGGGGAAGGGACAAGCCTTAAGAAAGGactgtaatttaaaatactaaGCTGTGTAGTATCTTAATTTCTAAAATCCCATCCAAGTCAGCAGTATCAGAGCAACAGGGCTTACGATTCACAGATCTGGTAGTATTTTTCATCCTGAATGCCATCTTGAATGGGCACATTCACACTGTAATAGCGACCTTTTCCCAGGCCAACATCTGTCACATCACCAGTGCCTGCACAACAGAAACACCCCAATTagaaaggaaagcagagcagcaaGAGACCTGTGGGGTGTCTCAAAGGTAAGAGAGCCAGAACATTCAGCATCATTATGGAGAAGTCCACTTGCCACCACCAAGAAAGGAGGGGTGGAGTGACCCAGTTCTATCCTTCACCCAGTTCTGCCATGCAGCATCAAAGGGGCTCTGCCTAGAGCTCAGCTACAACCAGGAAGGGGGAAATGCCAAACATGTTGCTTCtcctctttccttctcctgGGTCAAGAGAAGAGGCAGCAAGACACGCTggctgggcagcacaaatgggACTTGCCTTTATAGAGGCCTCACCAGTGACACATGAACCAAATGAGCACAAGCCTCTCAAGTTCAACTTACCTGGGAAAAATCCTGGTGAAAATTTGTGCAGAGAAACAGTCATAACTTTCGAGGTGAAACTAAAGGCATCTTCAACTCCTATtaggaaagtgaaaaaaagcTTTCATGCATCATTTATATAAATGACAGTCTGAACACACAGAGTTGCTTGATACACACAGGGCAGCAAGCAGAAAAGGAGCAGCATAAGCAAAGCAGAAATGCAGGTGTGACTTAATAAATACATTCTCAATCCACAGGGACTGGAGCTCAACTGCAGCAAAGACCACAACTGCTATGAATCTGGCAGGTACCATGCCAATCAGTACTGAATGCATCTCAATATCTCATATCACTACCCATGGTAGCAGCACTTGCCTGCACTGCTAGTCCTGCAAAGCTGGGAGAGGGATCTGAGCACAGCTGCCTTGGCCAGAGCATGGTTCTGAACCAGTGCTACTGGGCTCTCTTGCTTTTTCTCAATGCTGCTGTGGTTCAACATGCCTTTTCCTTAAAGACACTATTAAGATAGTGGGCACGGAGAGGGAAAGAAGTAATAGAAACCAAATGCAGGGAGAAAACGGAACAAAATGAAACACATCATAAAATTTGGAAGAGCGGGAAATGTTAAATGGTGTAGAAATAATGTCCCTGAAGGAGGGAGCAGTTTCAGCAAGGCCAGCTCTGGCTCTAGATTTATAGCATCAagctttcttttaaaagcacCATTTACTACTGGCTGCTTCCCTGTTGCAATGGACCCTTAAACAATGAAACCCTGTCAGCAACTGCCCAGCCAGGATGGGAGACTCGGACACATTATCTGTTGCTTTAGGTACAAGACTTCTCCCCAGACCTGTAAGAGAGGTCTGAGGAGCAGCATAGGGCAAGTCTGTAAAGCAGGACAAGGTATAAACGGATTGAGGGAACAACTGCACTAAAAGGAGCCAAAGCCACAGCTGTTGCAGCAAGTAAACCCCTGCTGTGCAGACAGGCCTTGCCTTCTCCCATTCCCCTGAGtctgtgcagctgtgctgtTTGCAGCCTTCGCTGGGCCTTACCATCCCCATGATGCAAATCCAAATCGATATAAAGGACACGGTCAAATTTCTGGCGCAGTCGCAGGATGCCCAAGACAGCGTCGTTCAGGTAACAGAAACCAGAAGCTTCATCCCTGTGAAAACAATGACATTGAATATTGCCAATGCAATAACCACTGATCTTGGCATTCTCACTTTGACTCTCCAAGTGTCCACCTCACAGGGGCACAGAGAAGTAGGAAAACTCAGCCCAGCAGTGATCCAGAGACGAGTCAGGAACAGTTCAAAGCATGGATGGGAAGCACAGAGATCAGGACTGCTTGTGCCAACTGCTTCTCAGCTCTGGGCTTTCTGGCAGCTGCGTAAGCATCAGTtagctgtgctgcagagagacCCTGGTCTGAGGAGGGTACCTCTGACCATTGCACTCTGGAACAAATATAATGTTAGCTTTCTGCACCTGAGGCATTTTAAAGTTCAGAGCCACTTGACTCACACCCACTCTCTCTGAGGCAAGAGGACAGTCCCCTTGGTCATTTTCCTGTGAGTGCTGGACAGGCATAGACAGGCAGCCACTCCATCCCTGCTGTCTGGgtcacagctcctgggaaggtcCTGGCAGTGAAAGGCA belongs to Lonchura striata isolate bLonStr1 chromosome 14, bLonStr1.mat, whole genome shotgun sequence and includes:
- the HDAC8 gene encoding histone deacetylase 8 isoform X1; amino-acid sequence: MAAVPVYVYSPEYVTLCDSLCKVPKRASMVHSLIEAYCLLDQMKIVKPKVASMEEMASFHTDAYLQHLQKVSEEGDDDHPESVEYGLGYDCPATEGIFEYAAAVGGATITAAQCLLDGKCKVAINWPGGWHHAKKDEASGFCYLNDAVLGILRLRQKFDRVLYIDLDLHHGDGVEDAFSFTSKVMTVSLHKFSPGFFPGTGDVTDVGLGKGRYYSVNVPIQDGIQDEKYYQICESVLKEVYAAFNPDAVVLQLGADTIAGDPMCSFNMTPEGVGKCLKYVLQWQLATLVLGGGGYNLANTARCWTYLTGVILGRTLSSEIPDHEFFTEYGPDYVLEITPSCRPDRNEPQRIQEILNSIKGNLKHVV
- the HDAC8 gene encoding histone deacetylase 8 isoform X2, whose amino-acid sequence is MAAVPVYVYSPEYVTLCDSLCKVPKRASMVHSLIEAYCLLDQMKIVKPKVASMEEMASFHTDAYLQHLQKVSEEGDDDHPESVEYGLGYDCPATEGIFEYAAAVGGATITAAQCLLDGKCKVAINWPGGWHHAKKDEASGFCYLNDAVLGILRLRQKFDRVLYIDLDLHHGDGVEDAFSFTSKVMTVSLHKFSPGFFPGTGDVTDVGLGKGRYYSVNVPIQDGIQDEKYYQICESVLKEVYAAFNPDAVVLQLGADTIAGDPMCSFNMTPEGVGKCLKYVLQWQLATLVLGGGGYNLANTARCWTYLTGVILGRTLSSEIPDHEVSMGSPPSSLSLQRPLC